The genomic segment atataaaaattttgtcgatttagaattttttgaaacaaaatagCTTTGTTATATGTAAATTCGTATAATTGTTTTATGTGAAATGATTGTTTACATTAGTGATATGTAATTGCTTATATTCATTGcgcaaaatgaaaaaaatctaCGCCTACATAAAACCAATTGATGGAAGTGTTTCCATAAAATAGAAAGTGCAATGAGAACAACGTTATTATTCGAAAGTATTATGCGGTTAATTACTTTTATGTATGGATGTTTTGGAGTATTATACAGTGGTGCAAGGTTTGAAGTTGTCcactgaaaaaatatttttttgacatcaCTTGACAATTTactttttagaatattttgattttttaaaaaaagataacctttatatttataaaagaaaacaaaagataaaatagtgaAGGTAAAGTatgtgtaaaatttttattggaCAAAACTCTTAACAGAAAAGTGGTAACATTGTGAATAAATCCCATGGGATTATCATCTGTAGTCTTAACTCTAGAGAGAGTGGGGAGACAACAGGGGTCAGACTCTGTGGTCTCTGCTTTCAAATTAAACACTTGTTCTTGTGTTTCCTCTGCAGTCTTTTCCCTGGTCCAACTCGAGTGTGCAAAGCTAGCTCTGTAGTTCATTAAACTCTTCGCTCTCCATCACCACCAACCTAGGAAGCACTTGTCAAGATGACCTCTTCTGCTCACGCTCGTGGCCTCATCATCTCTCTCATTTTTCTGTCTATTTTCTTACCCGATGTGAATGTGAGTTTCTCTCCTCTTCCTCTCCCCTAAATCCAAATGAATGTGTCAAAATTTGTAGCTCAATTTTCTTAATCTTCATTATAAGCAGGCAAATGGTGGTGCAGCAGCATCCATGCAGATGATGATGAATGAGAGCCGGAGAAGATTGGGAAGTTTCCAGATATGCGCACTATGCACCTGCTGTGGTGGAGCCAAAGGGATCTGCTTGCCCTCTCCATGTTGCTATGCCATCAATTGCAACATTCCCAATAGACCTTTTGGCTTCTGCTCTTTCACCCCTAAAACATGCAATTGCTTTCAATGCCATCTTTAGTTGTTTCTCTTGCAACTTCCCTAAAGTTAATCACAGTTTTTCACCTTCGAATCATTATACTAATTCGGGTATTATATTGGGGTGCGGTGTGGTGGGAGAATAGGATATTGAAGCCTTAGCTACAAACCTGCCACATTTGTAATGTGTTTtgctatttttttattcatgatGGTTCGTGCATCAATGCAATTAGCCTAGGTATGTGTATTATTCCCCCTTTTCTATGTGTTTTATGATACTAATGCCATTGCTTCTATAATGTCAATTATTAATAAAGCAAGAATATTGCACTTCTGTACTGGTAAATTTGTGGCTGTGGGCTTTGGTTTGGATTGTTGCAACTAAATTCTGCATCTTAAGAAGAGTGTTTTGGAATCTTTCTGACCTCATTTCGCAGCAATCCATGCACTGTTGTAAGGATAATTTAAGGATCCAACTGGAATTGCTTGTGGCTGTTCTAATATTTTCTGAAGTGTCCTCCGAACAAGTTCTCTTGAAGGTGCTAGTGcattctattaattatttttatatttttaatacaataaGTATTCTCGttctcattaattttttttttacttttatttcttcaatTATAACCTAAGAACACCCTTTAAGATTTGCCTGAGCTATATTGATGTTGCTATCTTGCTGCAGAAATCATTTTATGCCACTGAAAACTTAGAAAACAGTAAACGTTTTGGTAGTTTTGAAGGGGAATAAAAGTTCACTGGCCAGTGACCACTACTAATTTGTCTGTTATTGAAATCTTAAACTGCATCACGTCTTGTTATCATTCAGATCCAAAATCTGTGACTGTCTTGTAATATGTTCTGTGAAGGAGAATGTTGAATAAAGTGATGATCCAAgcagaaacaaaaagaagataaaaCGAACGATCATATGGTATAAACTCAATCTTCATCAACTCTTTTCAAATGAACTTGACAAGTTGACATCTTACTTTTATCAAATCAAAATTAGCATAAAATGACAGCAAAATGTTTACTCAAGAGAAAAACAGGGTGGATAATCTAAATTACATGTTTCTAACTACCctcttatcattattttatttcccTTCAAAGCTGATCCAATAAAAGGAGGAAAATTTTCACTGAAGGCACCCAgcttatttaagaaaaaaaaaattattccagGAGTCATGTCCATGTGATCTTATAAGCTTTCTCTGTATGTCTTACTCATGATCCACCCTTGCTGAAGCTTCAAGTAGCATTTCTGTTCacatataatatgtttttttctgTACAAAACTTACATAAAATTTGTCTGCCAATCCAATTCTTACTCTGACTGTGGAAATGGATCCACCCAACATTCATCCTCCTTAACTGCCTTTTCCCAACGTTTCCTAAAAATATCTAATTCCCGGTAAGAAAGTCTCCTCACCTGCAGAATGTTAATGTTAGTGACGACAGAAAAAAGTATGTATCACTCAGATATACTAAATGTTTGGCATAAAATTTTCTCATGCAAGAATCTCAAACATGCAAAGCCAAATGGCAAAGCAATTAGTTCTAGTCATTTAAGGTAACAAGTTTAAGGTTAATTATTGCCTATTTCATTGGCTTCCATCAAACATCAAAGGGGACCCCCCCCaaaaagttgtttttctttACCACATCCAGAGGCACAAGTTTTGCAAAAATATCTGACAGGTATAGCCTATGAATCAAAATCAGATAAAAGCGTGTTTTTTGAGGTACATTCAGACAGTACTTGAATTGACAAATCATGGTAACTTACGTCTACTCTGTGATCCTTTTCCTGAGGTTTAAGCTGCAAAACAAAGTTAAGCTTCAGTTTCTAGGAAGATAGAATGCGAGACACACATACAAGGTAAGAATTGAGCTAAGAAATTATAGtgatttagaaaattaaaacaagtaTTTCTTCATAATTAAACTCcaataagaatgcaaattttctGACCACAGTCTGATCTACTCCTCCGAGGGTGGGACGATTGTAGTGGATAATGTATTCAGAATCCACAACACCAACGCTTTTTGTTCGATCACCCTGTACCCATCAGAGATAAGGTCAGATTGAACAAGAAGGTAAAAGTAGAAGGAGaatgaaaaaaggaaaaagttttaATACAGTTTGTTAGCGTTATTCTCTAATTAAAGTTTGTGTTTCATCATGCTAATCGCCTTTGATTCTAGTTGCCACTATGAAAACAACGGTTACCCAAataaaaagttcatttttttatttgaaaatagtACCAGCAATGTCTATGGTATTATTCTATATAGAAAAAGGATATCAAATTTAACCAAACATGGCTTAACTTGCCTGAGCACAGTAGCCAAGCTGCATGTCTAGACCCCATGCATGGATCAAATCATTCTGTAAATCAAACCACAGATTGTGAATAAATTGGAACCAGTATAGAGCAATGTTTATGGTAATGCTCCACAGCATCATTAATTGCACAGAATGGAGCACCTGAATCATATACCAAACACAACGCCATGCAGCTCTTGAGAAAACAGGAGCCATCATTTCTATCCACCTGTAGCAAATTGCTTCACCTTTTATTTCTTCCACTGTTTAAATAAAGGGAAATCCaccttaaatttgtttttacaacATTAAAATCTTACCCTGTACAAGGTGGAGCTGTACTGTTTTTATCACACCCTTTACCATCATTACCAGCTCTGAAGGTCCTTCTGCAAACACAACGACCAAAAGCATCCATAAAAAGGCATTTTCTTCAAAGCACACTTATCTAGTAACAACATCATTTCAAGGAAAACACAAGATAGGCTTGTCTTCCCTCAGTTTTTCAACAAAGGTTCATTACCACTGATTATATGGTTAGTATTTGGTAACTACCTTAACCCAAAAAAACCATAAGCAAAACTAGAAATAGGGGAAATGAGATGAACTTTATAGAAAATGTATAGAAGTGAACCTGTGCACTGTTGATCTCCTCAAACGTGCAGTAATCTGATGATGCACTTCTGAGTTCTTAGGATCCAGTGCTGGCTGTGATATCTCTAACCCTTCAAGTTTGATAATAGAAATATACCTGAAAATAGTTTAAGAAATATGG from the Vigna angularis cultivar LongXiaoDou No.4 chromosome 3, ASM1680809v1, whole genome shotgun sequence genome contains:
- the LOC108323073 gene encoding uncharacterized protein LOC108323073 isoform X4, which translates into the protein MQGIVSSTSSFDLRPLWDPPTPRKRGHHTVEPAEGAAQDKLNASSSLFAMAVGIKQKDLVDKMVKKFLESNFTVMLFHYDGAVDGWNDLEWNSRVIHVSVNGQGKWWFAKRFLHPDIVEDYDYIFLWDEDLGVQYFHPDRYISIIKLEGLEISQPALDPKNSEVHHQITARLRRSTVHRRTFRAGNDGKGCDKNSTAPPCTGWIEMMAPVFSRAAWRCVWYMIQNDLIHAWGLDMQLGYCAQGDRTKSVGVVDSEYIIHYNRPTLGGVDQTVLKPQEKDHRVDVRRLSYRELDIFRKRWEKAVKEDECWVDPFPQSE